In the genome of Candidatus Zixiibacteriota bacterium, the window GCCCCAGAATGCTGTATATGACCAGCTCTACTTTCCTATGTTGCTGGCCAACCAGTGAATATTCAATGGTAGTGCTGCCATTGAACGGATTAGGGTGGTTCTGTCTCAAAACTGCGAACTGCGTCGGCAAGAACTCATTGTCCACGGGCCTTTCTGCAGAGGTAGGTAAGCTCGGATCCCCAGCATACACATAGACATTGCCATAGGCGTACTCAATCGCATAGATATCTGACGCGGTGACTACCACATCATCCACTCCGTCGCCATCGAAGTCACCTGCCGATCCCACCGAATGTCCAAACTCCCGGCCAACATAGGGCCACGCACCTGTTCCTGAAAGAATGAGGTCCGCTTCACCGTCCATACCTCGATAACCGTAGTAGATGTACACTATGCCGTATGCGTAGTTGAAAGACGGATGCCCTACAGCGATGTCATCCCATCCGTCATGGTTGATATCTCCGATGTTTGCAACGACATCTCCCCATGTCGCTGTATCACTAGTATCTCCGAGTATTAGCGGAATGGTATCAAAAGGAGCTCCGCCAAAGTAAAGACAAGGCCACAGAGCCTGCCCAGTAACAACAAAGTCAGCACAACCATCTCGGTTGATATCGCCAACACTATATAGAAACTCACCAAAATTGTCGAAGTTGATATCTTCTTTCCAGACTGTCCAGAAGACAACATCAGGTGTGCTATGAAGAGGCACGCTTCCGAAGATGACACCGACATAAGAGGGGTAGTTGCCCTTCATGCCTGAATAGACGAAGTCTGCAAGTCCATCCCCGTTGATATCGCCTGGAGAGAGGCCAAGCCAGAAATCATTGTAGCCGTTCCCCTGATCGTAGAAATCGATGTGCTCGTCCACAATTGTGTCCAGGAGGTCACCTCCGTGATATATGTAGAATCTGCCGTCATAGGGATAGATGTCACTATTAACTGCGGCAATTATCAGGTCATTCTGTTCATCACCATTGACATCTCCTGAACTCAATGAAATTCCAAATGCACTGAACGTGTCAGTGGCATTGAACAGTCTGAGATCAGGCTCGGATTTAAGGAAGAAATCGACTCCTCCAAGCCAGACATCCACAACTTCGACACTGTCCTGCCAAGTCTCGCGCATAACGAAATCATCCACGCCATCTCCATTGATATCAGGCACCC includes:
- a CDS encoding FG-GAP repeat protein, which encodes MLALLQKLLYITSVAFILLIAENAFAEFPLELIAHFHSDSVGGLLWRDAISPGDIDGDGYSDILVAEYGGGKRVHAFQGGNPPDTIPDMLIGNYGARYAWVPDINGDGVDDFVMRETWQDSVEVVDVWLGGVDFFLKSEPDLRLFNATDTFSAFGISLSSGDVNGDEQNDLIIAAVNSDIYPYDGRFYIYHGGDLLDTIVDEHIDFYDQGNGYNDFWLGLSPGDINGDGLADFVYSGMKGNYPSYVGVIFGSVPLHSTPDVVFWTVWKEDINFDNFGEFLYSVGDINRDGCADFVVTGQALWPCLYFGGAPFDTIPLILGDTSDTATWGDVVANIGDINHDGWDDIAVGHPSFNYAYGIVYIYYGYRGMDGEADLILSGTGAWPYVGREFGHSVGSAGDFDGDGVDDVVVTASDIYAIEYAYGNVYVYAGDPSLPTSAERPVDNEFLPTQFAVLRQNHPNPFNGSTTIEYSLVGQQHRKVELVIYSILGQRVRILKKCTENGGRYEISWDGKEDSGKAVSSGVYFYVLKVDGDVIGKKMLLLK